In the genome of Candidatus Ornithobacterium hominis, the window TACTGAACAGCTTCTGCATAGCCGTAATCTTTAATCTCAACATTAAATTCTCCCTGATTATGTAAACCTGAACGAGTCAAGTTACTACTGCCGGTTATGAATTGTCCTGGCATACCTTGTTTTTCTGCCTGATCTTCATTTAAATTGAAGAGATACAATTTTGAGTGGTTCGGGTTTTCTGTCTTACGTATTTCCAATCTGTCTTCTTCTATCATCTGTACAAAGAATCCCACTTGATTATAGAAGTCTTCTGTATCCATTTCTTCATTATTTAAAGCAAAACCAAGTGATACAAGATACTTTTGAAATTCTTCATCTCTTGAACTGTCTTCTTCTCCTTGTTCGGCATATTCGATGATATTACCCAAATAGTTACAAACTTGCAATCCCACTAGCAGTTTCAATTTTTGTTGTGGATTTTTTTGAAGACTCAAATAAATATCCGACCAACCTGAGAAATAGAAATAACCTACTAAGAATTTCAGCTCATCACTAATAGAAATTAAAGTGTTTAACCTTCCTTTTAGTGTCTTTTGTTTTTTATTATTGGTAATAAAATTATTCGACATTGTATTTAGTGATAAAGTAATTGATATATTGTTTTAAATACGTCCCTAAATAATAAGGCAAATTCATTAACAAGTAAGGTTTCCCTTCTGGTGTAACGGTTTCTTCAATGTTGAATTTTCCTCCATACATTCTGACTGCGAATTGATGAGGGGCTTGATTCACAAATTGATGCAAGGATTTCAAACTTCCCGTTTTCCCCGATTTAATTTCAATAGGAATCAGGAATTTTCCGTGAGCAATGAGCAAATCCACCTCTGCTGATGATTGCGTTTTGTTCCGAACCCAAAAGTTAGTCTTTTTGTAATCTGTAGTATTCAAAGATAAAACTTCCTGATTAACAATATGGGGTATAATCGCTCCTTTGTATGCTTCGCTAAGGTCTTTCATTAGCAACAAATCGGCTTGTATATTCAAATCAAAATTTAAAATTCCAGTATCCAAAAATTGTAATCGTGGCGATTTTTTATAATCTGGAAGAATTGGTGGCTCTACATTGGTACAAGGATAAATTACCTGAATGACCTTTGCGGCATCTAAATTATTGAATGCTTCGCTCACTTCCCTCGACTTATAATTAGAGTGTCCGAAATTTTGAAATTTAATCCGTTGGTCAACAAATGATGCAGCGGTCTTTACGATGTGTTTCATCACATTGTCTTCCGATTTACTATCTGCGTATTTTATCACATCATCTTTGTAGGTATTCCAAATACTTTCATAAATCTGTGGAAGTGCTAATAAATCTTTATGAGCAACATAGTTGGCAATAATTTCTGGCATTCCTCCGATAATACAATAGGTGTGGAACTCTTTCATCAAAAGTTCGTGGGCAATGTCGTCAACGGGAACATTCCGAAATCGTTCCAACAAATTATTTTTCCCCTGTGCTTCAAGATATTCCTGAAAATTTAAAGGAAACAAATACAGATAATTAATCCTACCTACTGGATAATTTTTAGTTTTCTTTAAGGTATGCTCCAGCAAAGAACCCGCAGCAATGACATTCAATTCTGGCAAGTCCTCATAAAAATAACGCAAAAAAGAAATAGCTTTTTCGGATTCCTGGATTTCATCAATAAAAAGCAGTGTCTGGGGAAAATCCTTTGGAGAGATTTCATTTTTTAATGCCAAAAAATTGACCAATTCTTGCACACTATTGCTCCGTTCTACGAGATTAGCATCTTCGCTTTTCTCTAAATTAAGCTCTATAAAATGGGTATAACTTTCACCGAAACTACGAATCAAGGTCGTTTTTCCTACTTGTCGAGCTCCTCTTAATATCAACGGTTTGGCATTGGAACTCTTTTTCCATTGAACCAACTCATCAAAAATATGTCGTTTAAAATTCATTCTTATCATAAAACAAACCCAAATTTACTAAATTTTTGTAACAAAACAAGGGTGATTTTTATTTTATTTTGTAACAAAACAAAGGCAATTTTTCTAATAACTTAATTTCTGCCTTTTTACAAAACTACTTACAGTCAATCTGTGAACGTTTAAAATTCTGCCAATAGCGGAATACGAAACTTTTTTATCTAATAATTCTTGTATTTCCTTTTCCTGACCTGTAAGTTTTGTTTTTTTAGACTTACTCCCTTTCGGACGTCCGAGAATTACCCCTTCAGCACGTTTTCTTGCCAGTGCTTCCTTAGTTCTTTGTGAGATTAAATTTCGTTCAATTTCTGCTGAAAGTCCAAAAGCAAATGCCAGTACTTTGCTGTTAATATCACTTCCTAATCTGTAATTGTCTTTAATAGTCCATACATGAATATCCCTGTTCATACATTCATTCAGTACGCCCATTATCATCAGGAGATTCCTACCAAGCCGTGAGAGTTCCGAACAAATTAAAATATCGCCTTTCTTCATTTTCTTTAATAGTTTTCCAAGCTGCCGCTCTTCCACATTTTTTGAACCAGATATGGTTTCTTCTATCCACTTGTTTACTACAATTTCCTGTTTTTCACAGAAATGGTTAATTTCAAATCGTTGGTTTTCAACTGTCTGTTTGTCTGTGCTTACGCGAATGTATCCGTAAATCATAATCTATAATGTTTAAAAAAATTATAGACAAAAATGGTTTAATTTATACCAAAACTGTATAAATTATTACATATAATTATTTTATACAGAAAATCAGCGTTTATTTTAGACAAAATGCCGTTTTGACAGGTTTTTCTTCTGACAGTTGGGTAATACTTTCTGAGATTGAAAAAAGCATAAAAGAAAAAATAGAAAAGATTGGGACTCCACTAAAGGATTGGGACATTTCTATCAACTATGGTATAAAAACGGGCTTCAATGATGCCTTTATAATAGATGGTTCTAAAAGAAAAGAACTGATAGACGAGGATCCCAAAAGTGCCGAAATCATACGACCGTTATTAAGGGGGCGTGATATTAAGCGATATTCTTACGAATTTGCTGATTTATACCTTATTACAACGTTTCCAAGTTTGAAAATAGATATTGAAAAGTATCCAGCTGTAAAACAACACCTTATGAGTTTTGGATATGATAGATTAAAACAAACAGGAGATAAAGGGGCGAGAAAAAAAACTAATAATCAATGGTTTGAAACACAAGATAGCATAGGTTATTGGGAGGATTTTTCTAAACAGAAAATCACATATATAGAAATTATGACTGATAATCCAGAGGCTGGTTATGAGTTTCCTTGTTTTTCATTTGATAAAAAAAATTGCGTAGCATTAAATACAGCATATATAATGACAGGAAATGTTGTTGAAATACAGCATATTCTTGGAATTCTTAATTCAAAATTAGGTAAATTATTAGTGAAGAATTATGTGGTACAATTGCAACAACGACAATTCAGGATGTTAAATCAATATGTTGTTAACTTTCCAATTCCTAAAATTGAAAAGACAAGTAATATTTCGAAATTAGTTGATAAAATTATATTATTCAAAGAACAATTGAAAGACACAAAGGTTTTAGAAGAAGAAATTGATTTTGAAACATATAAACTCTTTGGATTTAATACAGAGGAAGTTGAATATATAAATAATATTTAAAAATGAACAAACTAGAAACTCTTTATACCGCTATAGAAAACTTCAAAAAGTTAGGTGTTAAAATTGATGAAGGCACTATAGAATCAACCTTAAATGTTGAGGAAAATATTATTCGTAATGAAATGATACCTGCTATGAGAGACGCAATTATCCCTATAATTTCACAAATTCAGAGAGAGCTGGTTTTAGTTATTGAATATTCACCTGATAGACCAATAGAACTAAAAATGACTCGCAAGCGTAGTTTCAAACTTACAGAAGAAGAAGAGTCTATAATTACCCATCGTAAAGAATTCAAAAAAGAAGTAAAATATACACTCAAACCGCATGTAAAGTCTTCTAAAACAAATTTATTGGTGACTTTCCCAACGGGTGAACAGATAAAAAATAAATTGGCAATGGATACATTTTGTGAAGTAATACAAAAAATTGGAGTATCAAAAGTTGAAGAACTTAATATTAGAAGTTGCGGTTCTAATTTAGTTTCAAAAATCAAAAACCCAATTTATCGTCAGAAAAGATTAAAATCAGACTATTATATTATTACTCAAACTTCTACTCAACAAAAGAAAAAGCATTTAGAACTTATTTCTAAAAAACTAAATTTAGATTTAGCGGTTGAAATAATTTAAAAATGATTTTCAAGGAATTCTATTTCGGCTTCATTCAATTCATAGAGTTTACAAATAATATCATTAGCATTATCTTTATTAATATCAATGTTTTTATTATATGGCGGAATAGGTAACTTTTCTAAAAAAGCTTTTTTATATCGGAATCCCTCATTTCCCAAACCTCCTCCAGCATAAAATGTTTTAAAAAAATATGTCGCTGTTTTTGAGTTTAAAAGATGATATAAATATTCCAAATGCTCACCCGTCATAATAAATGATGTTGCTTCTGCGAAGAATTCACCATTTTTATCAAGATAAAATTGTGGCTCACGAACAATCTCGGAATACATTATTTTCTGTCTATAAAATTCCTCCATATAAGCACAGTTACGCAAATTGTATGGAGTAACGCCTTGGTCTGCTCTTTTTTCTAGCTGAGGATAAAATAAATCTAAATGAGCCTTTACAGCTGGGTAATCCTCTATATTTATGCGTTTTATACCTTTTTCTTTTACTCCATTATGAGTGTTAATTAGATATAAATCAGCAAACTCATATCCATAGCGTTTTATGTCCCTGCCACGCAAAATAGGTCGTATGATTTCGGCAGATTTTGGGTCTTCTGCAATGAGTTCTTTTTGTTTTGCTCCGTCAATAATGAAAGCCTTATTATAGCCAGTCAATATCCCACGATAGATATTAATATCCCAGTCTTTTAGTGGTACACCAACGGCTTCAATTTTAGCTTTTATTCTTTGTTCAATTTCACTTAAAATTACCCAACTTTCGCTTGTTTTAAATTCGGTTTCGTGAGCATTTTGTCTAAAATAAACGCTCAAATTATTTAACACCTTTTCTTTTATCACACAGGCTCTTGTCTGTTGTCTATTTTTATCCTTAGAGAACAAAAGAATGTTCGTATCTACTGTAGCGGACTCAAATATTTTCTGACCTGCAAAATCTATTAATAAAATAGGGTTCGTATGAGCCGCAAAGAATTCACGTGTACTTTCTCCATATCCTGCACGCATCCATTTATTGGATGTAATGTAGCACAAAATCCCTTTGTTTTTTAATAATTGCCAACCACGTTCATAAAACAGTGAATAGATATCTCCCGTTTTAGCGAAGGTTTTATATCCGCAACGTTGGTACAATTTAGCCAATCTGCCACTTTCTTTTTGTAGTTGTACATACGGCGGATTTCCAATGACTACATCGAAGCCCTCTTCCAATCCAAACATCCATTCGGGGTCAAAGAAAGGCGAACTTGCATTTTGGTCGTAAGGATTCCATTTGGAGAATTGTACAGCATCTTCAGGGGCATACTCGCCACTTTCTTTTAATAGTTTTGCCAGTTTATCCCTTAATTTGGCATCTTGATCTCGTAATTTCTTTTTTGCAGAAGCAGATTTCGCATAAAAGTGTTCTTTTCTTACTTTCAGTAATTCCTGTTTGGTATTTTCTATATCCTCTTTATCAAAAATCGTCAATTGAGCAGGTTTTGATTTCATTCCAATCAGTGTATTCGCCGCCACAAACTTTGTTTCCAAATTGGGCAAGGTTAATACACCATAATTTTCCTCAGGCTTAGATAAATCCATTGTTTCCTGCTCTACAATCAGCGAAATAAAGAAACGTAATTTACTGATTTGTGAAGCAATTGTTTGTATATCAACTCCGTAAATACATTCTTCAATCAAATGTAACTTCAAGTCGTGATGTGAAGCTTTATTTTTAGCGTCTAATTTCTCTAAAACCTCTACCATTCGATTGAGTATTCCCATAGGAAATGCTCCAGAACCACAAGCTGGGTCCAAGATTTTCATAGCTCGAAGTGTAATTGCGATTTTATCGCATAAATCGTGGTCTTCAATCAAAGATTCTGGTAAATCTTCCTGTTCAAAAAGCTGTCGAACGATTTCCTCATCTAAATCAGGTAATGCATTATTCAAATAAGCTATTAGGGATTCATCTACCATATACGCTACAATCTCTTTTGGTGTATAAAAACTACCGGATTGTTTACGAGCAGATTCCTGTGTCTCAGGATTGAAGACTCCTAACAGGTTTTCAAAAACGTTTCCTAATAATTCAGGGTCTAATGCTACCTGAACCTCATTTGGCACATTTTCCTCTACCGTAAAATTATAGCGCTCCAATAATGGGATTAAGCCTTTCTCTTCGTCAAAGAAGACAGCGTTAGGAATAAATGCTCGATGCTTGAAATTTCCGTTTGAAAATTTTTTGTCACTTCTGCTAAAGCCATCTAAATGGTATTTTATTCCATCTGTACTCTCTTCTTTGTCTAGACATTCAAAAAGTCCTCCATTCAAGAATGGAATTGGTCGAAATAAATTCAGAACTTCTTCTTGGGAAATCGTAAACATTTCCGCATAACGGTATTTGGTTTTAACATCCCTTTTATTATCAACCAATTTTGCAAACTCTCTTTCAATTACCGCCTTGTTTAAAGTAGCAAAAAACAAATTTTGTAAAATAGCATTGTAATAACTTCCATCAGAAGTACTATTAGGATCAAAGTTTTTTAAGATTTCTGATAACTTGTCCGTTTTAAATAATTCTTCTGGCACCAAATCTTTCTGTTTGATAAACCAAACAAATAAGAGTCGGGTAATCAAACGAATCATTTGCTCTTCCAACTTTATACGGTCATCGTTTGAAGTAGCAGTATCATTCGGAAACGTGATACCGACTTCGGCTGTAAGTGTCCACTCATACCATTTAAACAAATCATTGTAGAATTCCTTTGTAAGTTTTTCAACCGAAAATGCTTCCTGAATAGTATCAAGATCTTTAAACGTACAATTTCCAATTCTTTGTCTGAAAGTTTTGTTGTAATCCTTTGGGTCAACGAAATAAGTAAAGCGTTTCCAAGATGAATATTTTTTATCCACTTTTCCGTCCCAATTTCTTCTGATAAATGAAAACCTGAATTTTCCGCCATCATCATAAAAAACGAAAATAGCTCCATCCTTAAAATCTTCTTTTAAAACTAATTTTGCGATTTCAAATTGCTTTTTTTTAGAAGAACGTTCAGATAAAATCCCGTTATATTTACAGGCAAAAACAATCAATTCGTCAGAATTTTTGAACGATACATTTCCAATTCTTGTTAATCCCGAAAAATCAATATAATCCTTATCCTCTATGATATAGGTTAAATCTTCTTCTTCATTTTTAAATGATGAAATTGATCCCCTAAAAAAATCTGCTAATGTTTTTATTGAGAAAGTATATATAAGTTCATCCATTTCCTTGATGTATAAGCGTTTTAATCGTATTAGTTAAAGATAAGAATTAGCTCACAGTAAATCTGTATTTTGACTGCTTTTTTGTTGTCGCCTAAAAAAAATTTTTAGTTTTTTATTCATCTAGCGACATATCATAATGATTCCTCATACGGAATTCGGTGATTGATGGAACGCCCCAGTGTTACCTCATCGGCGTATTCTAATTCATCTCCAACTCCAATTCCTCGCGCAATGGTTGAAAGCTTGAGAGGCAATTCCTTGAGCATTTTATAAAGATAAAAAATAGTAGTATCTCCCTCTATCGTACTACTAAGGGCAAAAATAATTTCTCGAGCTTTGTGTGCTCTATCTATAAGAGGCTGAATATGAAGTTGGTCTGGCCCAATGCCTTCCATAGGGGAAATTTTACCACCTAAAACATGATAAACGCCTTGGTATTGGCCTGTGTTTTCTATCGCCATTACATCACGAATATCTTCAACAATGCATATAATCTTAGAATTTCGGTAGGGATTTTTGCAGATTTCGCATTGCTCTTCATCACAAAGAGAATAGCAAGTTTGGCAACGCCGAATGTCTTTGACCAAACGTGTGAGCGTCTGTGCAAAAAATTCGGTTTGGCTAGCGGGTCTTTTCAATAAATGCAGGGCTAGGCGAAGGGCGGTTCTTTTGCCTATACCAGGCAATTGAGCTATTTCTTCTACAGCTTTCTCTAGGAGTTGACTCGGGTAATGATGCATGGGGCAAATTTAATTTTTTTAAATGATTTATTACTTTTTTTTTAAGCCTTAAAAAATTTTCTCTCTTCTATTTTTCTCGCATCTCAATCAATTTTTTGCAACTCTATCTTGATATCTTTTTCCAATTTCAGCTGGCTCTTAGTATATTTGATGAAATCAATCTGAAATCATAAAATCTTAAATTTCTTAAAAAAATTAAAAGATGAAAATTATTTCTGCAAATCAAATCCGAGCATTAGATAAAGTTACTATGAAGAATAAAAACATCTCTTCAATCGAATTAATGGAACATGCGGGACAAGAATTATACACTGAAATTTATAAAAAACATGCAGCTGCCAAAACTTTCGCAATCTGCTGCGGCAACGGCAACAATGGCGGAGACGGACTGGTCTTGGCTCGCCTGCTACACCAGCAAGGCTGTAGGGTAATTATTTTTTGCTCATCTGGAAAAGAGAAAAAATCAGACGAAAATCTAAAAAATTTTTTAAGCCTTGAAAAATTAGGTGTTCCGATTTTAAGATTTGAAGAAATCAAACCCATTAAAGATGTGATTTGGGTTGATGCCCTCTTCGGTACTGGGCTAAACCAATCTTTGGCGGGTAAATGGAGAGAAATCGTTAATAAAATCAACAATTTAGAAGGAAAAAAAATAGCCATTGATGTTCCTTCTGGTTTGATGGCTGATAAAATTGGAGCAACAGAAGATGTTGTTTTTCAAGCAGATGAAACCTTGACGATTGGGCAACCAAAGTTGACTTTTTTCTTCCATGAAACAGGAAAATATGTTGGAGACTTTAAAATCATCGATATTGGGTTAGATGAAAATTACTTGAATTTTTTACCCTCTGATTTTTACTTTTCTAGCACAAAAGAAATCAAAAAAATCTATTCGCCCCGTGAGCGATTCAGCCACAAAGGAACTTATGGGCACGCACTCATCATTGCAGGTAGTTATGGGAAAATAGGTGCTGCTGTACTTTCCACACAAGCTGCGCTGAGAGCTGGTGCGGGGCTCGTTAGCAATTACACTCCCCGTTGTGGCTATGATATTTTACAAATTTCTGCTCCTGAAGCAATGACTTTGACGGATGTAAATCAGAATTTTTTAACTCAATTCCCAGCCGTTGAAAACTTCAAAAGCATAGGTGTAGGCCCAGGTTTAGGACAAGAAAAAACTACGCAAAGAGCTTTCTTTGGCTGGCTAGAACAAACAAATTTTGAAAAAAAGAATTTAATTTTAGACGCTGATGCTCTAAATTTTTTAAGCCTTAAAAAAAATTACTTAAAATTCTTGCCTTCTAATTCAATTTTGACGCCTCACCCTAAAGAGTTTGAACGCCTCGCTGGAAAGACAACAAACAGCCTAGAACGAATCAATTTAGCTCGTGAATTTGCTCAAGAATTAAATATTATTTTGGTATTAAAAGATGCCTACACAGCTGTGATTTCGCCAAGTGGAGAAGTTTTTTTCAATTCCACGGGAAATTCCGCTTTATCTACTGGGGGCAGCGGAGATGTGTTGACAGGCATCATCACTGGGTTGTGTGCACAAGGCTATTCAACTTTAGTTGCCTCAAAACTAGGTGTTTGGCTTCATGGGAAAACGCCAACATTGGCTCGAAGCAAAGCATCTGAAGAGAGTTTTACCGCTTCTACGATTTTAGCTTATTTAGGCTTGGCTTTCAATCAATTAAATTCAAAGGATTAATTTACCTTCAAGAGCTTATTTTAAAATTTAAAACAAGCTCTTAGAAATATTTTCCTCAGCAAATTTGATTTTTCACCTCTCCCTAAAAAAAGAGACTAATCGACTTAAAAATTTTTAAGCCTTGGGAAGGAAGATTTCCGCCATCATACAGCGGGCACTTCCTCCGCCTAATTTTTCAATCGTAGGAATCGCAACAGGAATGATTTCATTGTATTTCTCTAAAGCCTCCAACTGACTGTTTTCCAAAGAATTGAATGCTGATTGCGACATGACTAATTTTTTCTCTCCATTTTGAGATTCTACTTGTAGCATGTTTCCCGCAAAATGGTTCATCTGCTGAGTTGTAATCGTAATGATTTCTTTCCCGCTATTTTTCAAGAATTTTGTTACATTTTTGCGTTCTTTTTCATCTAAAATAGACTCTAAGCAAATCACCACATATTGATGGGCTACACACATCATGACATTGGTATGGTAGATCGCTTTATTTTCACCATTAGAATTTTGTAAGGCTTTAAAAATCACTGGTGTAAACTCAAATTCCTCACAAAATTCAAGCAATAAATTTTCATCTGTGCGGGGTGAAATTGCGGCATAGGCCAAACGATTTTCTCGGTCTAATATCATGCTACCTGTTCCTTCTAGGTAAATTTCATCTTCTTCTGCTTCTGTAAAATCAATTACATCATTGATTTTGAAACCATGATTT includes:
- a CDS encoding Eco57I restriction-modification methylase domain-containing protein, which produces MDELIYTFSIKTLADFFRGSISSFKNEEEDLTYIIEDKDYIDFSGLTRIGNVSFKNSDELIVFACKYNGILSERSSKKKQFEIAKLVLKEDFKDGAIFVFYDDGGKFRFSFIRRNWDGKVDKKYSSWKRFTYFVDPKDYNKTFRQRIGNCTFKDLDTIQEAFSVEKLTKEFYNDLFKWYEWTLTAEVGITFPNDTATSNDDRIKLEEQMIRLITRLLFVWFIKQKDLVPEELFKTDKLSEILKNFDPNSTSDGSYYNAILQNLFFATLNKAVIEREFAKLVDNKRDVKTKYRYAEMFTISQEEVLNLFRPIPFLNGGLFECLDKEESTDGIKYHLDGFSRSDKKFSNGNFKHRAFIPNAVFFDEEKGLIPLLERYNFTVEENVPNEVQVALDPELLGNVFENLLGVFNPETQESARKQSGSFYTPKEIVAYMVDESLIAYLNNALPDLDEEIVRQLFEQEDLPESLIEDHDLCDKIAITLRAMKILDPACGSGAFPMGILNRMVEVLEKLDAKNKASHHDLKLHLIEECIYGVDIQTIASQISKLRFFISLIVEQETMDLSKPEENYGVLTLPNLETKFVAANTLIGMKSKPAQLTIFDKEDIENTKQELLKVRKEHFYAKSASAKKKLRDQDAKLRDKLAKLLKESGEYAPEDAVQFSKWNPYDQNASSPFFDPEWMFGLEEGFDVVIGNPPYVQLQKESGRLAKLYQRCGYKTFAKTGDIYSLFYERGWQLLKNKGILCYITSNKWMRAGYGESTREFFAAHTNPILLIDFAGQKIFESATVDTNILLFSKDKNRQQTRACVIKEKVLNNLSVYFRQNAHETEFKTSESWVILSEIEQRIKAKIEAVGVPLKDWDINIYRGILTGYNKAFIIDGAKQKELIAEDPKSAEIIRPILRGRDIKRYGYEFADLYLINTHNGVKEKGIKRINIEDYPAVKAHLDLFYPQLEKRADQGVTPYNLRNCAYMEEFYRQKIMYSEIVREPQFYLDKNGEFFAEATSFIMTGEHLEYLYHLLNSKTATYFFKTFYAGGGLGNEGFRYKKAFLEKLPIPPYNKNIDINKDNANDIICKLYELNEAEIEFLENHF
- a CDS encoding ATP-binding protein codes for the protein MNFKRHIFDELVQWKKSSNAKPLILRGARQVGKTTLIRSFGESYTHFIELNLEKSEDANLVERSNSVQELVNFLALKNEISPKDFPQTLLFIDEIQESEKAISFLRYFYEDLPELNVIAAGSLLEHTLKKTKNYPVGRINYLYLFPLNFQEYLEAQGKNNLLERFRNVPVDDIAHELLMKEFHTYCIIGGMPEIIANYVAHKDLLALPQIYESIWNTYKDDVIKYADSKSEDNVMKHIVKTAASFVDQRIKFQNFGHSNYKSREVSEAFNNLDAAKVIQVIYPCTNVEPPILPDYKKSPRLQFLDTGILNFDLNIQADLLLMKDLSEAYKGAIIPHIVNQEVLSLNTTDYKKTNFWVRNKTQSSAEVDLLIAHGKFLIPIEIKSGKTGSLKSLHQFVNQAPHQFAVRMYGGKFNIEETVTPEGKPYLLMNLPYYLGTYLKQYINYFITKYNVE
- the ctlX gene encoding citrulline utilization hydrolase CtlX; this encodes MENLNPTENQNTKSILMVEPVAFGYNAETAKNNYFQEKPAESEFFVNQEKALAEFQAMVGKLKDAGVEVLVVKDTAEPHTPDSIFPNNWFSTHANGNIAIYPMYAENRRAERRPEIFEIIENHGFKINDVIDFTEAEEDEIYLEGTGSMILDRENRLAYAAISPRTDENLLLEFCEEFEFTPVIFKALQNSNGENKAIYHTNVMMCVAHQYVVICLESILDEKERKNVTKFLKNSGKEIITITTQQMNHFAGNMLQVESQNGEKKLVMSQSAFNSLENSQLEALEKYNEIIPVAIPTIEKLGGGSARCMMAEIFLPKA
- a CDS encoding master DNA invertase Mpi family serine-type recombinase, producing MIYGYIRVSTDKQTVENQRFEINHFCEKQEIVVNKWIEETISGSKNVEERQLGKLLKKMKKGDILICSELSRLGRNLLMIMGVLNECMNRDIHVWTIKDNYRLGSDINSKVLAFAFGLSAEIERNLISQRTKEALARKRAEGVILGRPKGSKSKKTKLTGQEKEIQELLDKKVSYSAIGRILNVHRLTVSSFVKRQKLSY
- a CDS encoding TaqI-like C-terminal specificity domain-containing protein; its protein translation is MTGFSSDSWVILSEIEKSIKEKIEKIGTPLKDWDISINYGIKTGFNDAFIIDGSKRKELIDEDPKSAEIIRPLLRGRDIKRYSYEFADLYLITTFPSLKIDIEKYPAVKQHLMSFGYDRLKQTGDKGARKKTNNQWFETQDSIGYWEDFSKQKITYIEIMTDNPEAGYEFPCFSFDKKNCVALNTAYIMTGNVVEIQHILGILNSKLGKLLVKNYVVQLQQRQFRMLNQYVVNFPIPKIEKTSNISKLVDKIILFKEQLKDTKVLEEEIDFETYKLFGFNTEEVEYINNI
- the recR gene encoding recombination mediator RecR; this encodes MHHYPSQLLEKAVEEIAQLPGIGKRTALRLALHLLKRPASQTEFFAQTLTRLVKDIRRCQTCYSLCDEEQCEICKNPYRNSKIICIVEDIRDVMAIENTGQYQGVYHVLGGKISPMEGIGPDQLHIQPLIDRAHKAREIIFALSSTIEGDTTIFYLYKMLKELPLKLSTIARGIGVGDELEYADEVTLGRSINHRIPYEESL
- a CDS encoding NAD(P)H-hydrate dehydratase yields the protein MKIISANQIRALDKVTMKNKNISSIELMEHAGQELYTEIYKKHAAAKTFAICCGNGNNGGDGLVLARLLHQQGCRVIIFCSSGKEKKSDENLKNFLSLEKLGVPILRFEEIKPIKDVIWVDALFGTGLNQSLAGKWREIVNKINNLEGKKIAIDVPSGLMADKIGATEDVVFQADETLTIGQPKLTFFFHETGKYVGDFKIIDIGLDENYLNFLPSDFYFSSTKEIKKIYSPRERFSHKGTYGHALIIAGSYGKIGAAVLSTQAALRAGAGLVSNYTPRCGYDILQISAPEAMTLTDVNQNFLTQFPAVENFKSIGVGPGLGQEKTTQRAFFGWLEQTNFEKKNLILDADALNFLSLKKNYLKFLPSNSILTPHPKEFERLAGKTTNSLERINLAREFAQELNIILVLKDAYTAVISPSGEVFFNSTGNSALSTGGSGDVLTGIITGLCAQGYSTLVASKLGVWLHGKTPTLARSKASEESFTASTILAYLGLAFNQLNSKD